Proteins found in one Vallitalea guaymasensis genomic segment:
- the rpoC gene encoding DNA-directed RNA polymerase subunit beta' — MPNENIEQSVSFDAIKIGLASPERIREWSKGEVKKPETINYRTLKPERDGLFCEKIFGPSKDWECHCGKYKKIRYKGVVCDRCGVEVTKSKVRRERMGHIELAAPVSHIWYFKGIPSRMGLILDLSPRTLEKVLYFASYIVIDPGETGLQYKQILTEKEYRDAYEKYGNKFRAGMGAESIKEILANIQLEKESIELRKALRESSGQKRARIIKRLEVVDAFFKSNNKPEWMIMEVVPVIPPDLRPMVQLDGGRFATSDLNDLYRRVINRNNRLKRLLDLGAPDIIVRNEKRMLQEAVDALIDNGRRGRPVTGPGNRPLKSLSDMLKGKQGRFRQNLLGKRVDYSGRSVIVVGPELKIFQCGLPKEMAIELFKPFVMKKLVSDGLAHNIKSAKKMVERLESDVWDVLEEVIKEHPVMLNRAPTLHRLGIQAFEPVLVEGKAIKLHPLVCTAYNADFDGDQMAVHVPLSVEAQAECRFLLLSPNNLLKPSDGAPVSVPSQDMVLGTYYLTLEKEGEKGEGYYFKDENEAMLAYENGEVTLHAKVYVRRTMEIEGEVKQQFVETSVGRIIFNEAIPQDLGFATRTKPEDKFKYEIDFLVGKKQLKDILYRCINTHGSTKTSEVLDGIKKLGFKYSTRGALTVSVSDMEVPASKKEILKNAEETVEKITKQFKRGFMTNEERRLKVIETWKNADDTITEALLGGLGKYNNIFMMADSGARGSDKQIKQLGGMRGLMADTSGKTIELPIKSNFREGLDVLEYFISAHGARKGLADTALRTADSGYLTRRLVDVSQDLIIREHDCCDKDNAPGMWITAFKDGNEVIESLQERITGRWSVDEIKHPETGEIIVEQDTLITPLKAKAVVDAGIDKVHIRTVLTCRSEIGVCAKCYGSNMATGLPVQVGESVGIIAAQSIGEPGTQLTMRTFHTGGIAGDDITQGLPRVEELFEARKPKGLAIIAEFGGLARINDTRKKREVVITNEETGESKAYLIPYGSRIKVMDGDVIEAGDELTEGSVNPHDILKIKGSRSVQDYMLQEVQRVYRLQGVEINDKHIEVIVRQMLKKIRIENSGDSDFLPGSLVDRLEFEKINEELASNGLESAEGTQVMLGITKASLATNSFLSAASFQETTKVLTEAAIKGKSDPLIGLKENVIIGKLIPAGTGMERYRNVGIEKYVEDEPLIDDVLFEE; from the coding sequence GTGCCAAACGAGAATATAGAGCAATCAGTAAGCTTTGATGCTATTAAGATTGGCTTAGCATCTCCTGAAAGAATTAGGGAATGGTCAAAGGGAGAAGTAAAGAAACCTGAAACAATTAACTACAGGACGCTAAAACCAGAAAGAGATGGTTTGTTCTGTGAAAAGATATTTGGACCTAGCAAAGATTGGGAGTGTCATTGCGGTAAGTACAAAAAAATACGATATAAAGGTGTAGTATGTGATCGTTGTGGTGTTGAGGTAACAAAGTCCAAAGTACGTAGAGAAAGAATGGGACACATTGAATTAGCAGCGCCTGTATCTCACATATGGTATTTTAAAGGTATTCCAAGTAGAATGGGATTAATCCTTGACTTATCTCCAAGAACTCTTGAAAAAGTATTATACTTTGCGTCATATATTGTAATAGATCCTGGTGAAACAGGATTACAATATAAACAAATCTTGACAGAAAAAGAATATAGAGATGCTTATGAAAAATACGGCAATAAATTTAGAGCTGGTATGGGAGCAGAATCTATAAAAGAAATATTAGCTAATATTCAATTGGAAAAAGAATCAATTGAATTAAGAAAAGCTCTAAGAGAGTCCTCAGGACAAAAGAGAGCAAGAATAATAAAAAGATTAGAAGTAGTAGATGCTTTTTTCAAATCCAACAACAAGCCAGAATGGATGATTATGGAGGTTGTTCCAGTTATCCCACCTGATCTTAGACCAATGGTTCAATTGGATGGTGGAAGATTTGCTACATCTGACTTGAATGATTTATACAGAAGAGTTATAAATAGAAATAATAGACTTAAAAGATTACTTGATCTTGGAGCACCTGACATTATTGTACGTAATGAAAAAAGAATGCTTCAAGAAGCGGTAGATGCACTAATAGACAATGGTAGAAGAGGTAGACCAGTAACAGGACCAGGTAATAGACCATTAAAATCATTATCTGATATGTTAAAAGGTAAGCAAGGACGTTTCAGACAAAACTTGTTGGGTAAACGTGTTGACTACTCAGGACGTTCAGTTATCGTTGTAGGTCCGGAACTTAAGATATTCCAGTGTGGTTTACCAAAAGAGATGGCAATTGAACTGTTTAAACCATTTGTGATGAAAAAATTAGTTAGTGATGGTTTAGCTCATAATATAAAATCAGCTAAAAAAATGGTTGAAAGATTAGAATCAGACGTATGGGATGTATTGGAAGAAGTTATCAAAGAGCATCCTGTTATGCTTAACCGTGCTCCTACACTTCACCGTTTAGGTATTCAAGCATTTGAACCTGTATTAGTAGAAGGAAAGGCTATCAAGCTTCATCCTTTAGTTTGTACAGCTTATAATGCCGACTTTGATGGTGACCAGATGGCTGTCCATGTACCATTATCAGTAGAAGCACAAGCTGAATGTAGATTTTTACTTCTTTCACCTAATAACTTATTGAAGCCTTCAGATGGTGCTCCAGTATCTGTTCCTTCACAGGATATGGTCCTTGGTACTTACTATCTTACTCTTGAAAAAGAGGGAGAAAAAGGTGAAGGTTACTATTTCAAAGATGAAAATGAAGCTATGCTTGCATATGAAAACGGAGAAGTAACTTTACATGCAAAGGTATATGTAAGAAGAACAATGGAAATAGAAGGCGAAGTTAAACAACAATTTGTTGAAACTTCTGTTGGTAGAATTATATTTAATGAAGCAATACCACAAGATCTTGGTTTTGCGACTAGAACTAAACCAGAAGACAAATTCAAATATGAAATTGATTTCTTAGTAGGTAAAAAGCAATTAAAAGATATACTATATAGATGTATCAATACCCATGGTTCAACCAAGACATCAGAAGTTCTTGATGGCATTAAGAAACTTGGTTTCAAATACTCTACTAGAGGTGCATTAACTGTATCTGTTTCAGATATGGAAGTACCTGCAAGCAAAAAAGAAATACTTAAGAATGCAGAAGAAACAGTAGAGAAGATAACAAAGCAATTTAAACGTGGATTCATGACTAATGAAGAAAGACGTTTAAAAGTTATTGAAACATGGAAAAATGCAGACGATACAATTACAGAAGCCTTACTTGGCGGACTTGGAAAATATAATAATATCTTCATGATGGCTGACTCTGGAGCCAGAGGTTCTGATAAGCAGATTAAGCAGTTAGGTGGTATGCGTGGACTTATGGCGGATACATCTGGTAAGACTATCGAATTACCAATCAAATCTAACTTCCGTGAAGGACTAGACGTTCTTGAATACTTTATTTCCGCTCACGGTGCTAGAAAAGGACTTGCTGATACTGCGCTTCGTACTGCCGATTCAGGATATTTAACAAGAAGACTTGTAGATGTTTCTCAAGACTTAATCATTAGAGAACATGATTGCTGTGATAAAGACAATGCTCCAGGTATGTGGATAACAGCATTCAAAGATGGTAATGAAGTAATTGAAAGTCTACAAGAAAGAATCACTGGCAGATGGTCTGTTGATGAAATAAAACATCCAGAAACTGGTGAGATTATAGTTGAACAAGATACTCTTATTACACCATTAAAAGCAAAAGCTGTTGTGGATGCAGGTATTGATAAAGTTCATATAAGAACTGTTCTTACTTGTAGATCAGAAATAGGAGTTTGTGCAAAATGCTATGGTTCTAATATGGCAACTGGATTACCTGTTCAAGTAGGGGAGTCTGTTGGTATTATTGCAGCACAATCAATCGGAGAACCAGGTACACAGCTTACAATGCGTACTTTCCATACAGGTGGTATTGCTGGAGACGATATAACACAAGGTCTTCCTCGTGTAGAGGAACTCTTTGAGGCTAGAAAACCAAAAGGATTAGCTATAATTGCTGAATTTGGTGGATTAGCTAGAATAAATGATACACGTAAAAAACGTGAAGTAGTAATCACAAACGAAGAAACTGGCGAAAGCAAAGCTTATCTAATACCATATGGTTCAAGAATCAAGGTAATGGATGGGGATGTAATTGAAGCCGGTGACGAGTTGACAGAAGGTAGTGTTAACCCACATGATATCTTGAAAATCAAAGGTAGCAGAAGTGTTCAAGACTACATGCTTCAAGAAGTTCAGCGTGTTTATAGACTTCAAGGTGTGGAAATTAACGATAAGCATATAGAGGTTATTGTTAGACAGATGTTAAAGAAAATAAGAATAGAAAATAGTGGTGATAGTGATTTCTTACCAGGAAGCCTAGTTGATAGGTTAGAGTTTGAAAAGATCAATGAAGAACTTGCTAGCAATGGTTTGGAATCAGCAGAAGGAACTCAAGTTATGCTCGGTATAACAAAAGCATCCTTGGCAACTAATTCATTCTTGTCAGCAGCATCTTTCCAAGAGACTACAAAAGTCTTGACAGAAGCTGCAATAAAAGGTAAATCAGATCCTCTAATCGGATTAAAAGAAAACGTAATCATCGGTAAACTTATTCCAGCTGGTACAGGTATGGAACGATACCGAAATGTTGGAATTGAAAAATACGTTGAAGATGAACCATTAATTGACGACGTTCTCTTTGAAGAATAG
- the rpoB gene encoding DNA-directed RNA polymerase subunit beta: protein MEKNRIRPMKIGRGLRMSYSRKKEVLDMPNLIEVQKNSYQWFLKEGLKEVFRDISPITDYSGNLVLELIDFSLNKELKYTIEECKERDATYAAPLKVKVRLINKEKDEINEHEIFMGDLPVMTETGTFIINGAERVIVSQLVRSPGIYYGINFDKIGKRLFSSTVIPNRGAWLEYETDSNDIFYVRVDRTRKVPITVLIRTLGIGTDAAIVDLFGEEPKILASIEKDGTTSYEEGLIEIYKRIRPGEPPTVESAESLINTMFFDPRRYDLAKVGRYKFNKKLALKNRVKGFPLSESVVDGSTGEVIAEAGTVITEEIADNIQDAAIPYIWVTVEDRKVKVLSNLAVDITKFVDIDPKEFDIYERVYYKALQEILEEYDDIEEIKEAIKRNIHKLIPKHITKEDILASINYNIALEYGIGNKDDIDHLGNRRIRAVGELLQNQFRIGLSRLERVVRERMTIQDSDGISPQTLINIRPVTAAIKEFFGSSQLSQFMDQNNPLAELTHKRRLSALGPGGLSRERAGFEVRDVHHSHYGRMCPIETPEGPNIGLINSLACYARINEYGFIEAPYRKIDKSSGVPVVTDEVIYVTADEEENYRVAQANEILDEEGHFLHKYVTGRHKEDILEMDANTIDLMDVSPKQLFSVATSMIPFLENDDANRALMGSNMQRQAVPLLMTDSSIVGTGMEHKAAIDSGVVIIAKRPGVVERVASKKVVIKTDDGQRDIYKLQKFSRSNQGTCINQRPIVNKGQRVEMGEVIADGPSTDHGEIALGKNPLIGFMTWEGYNFEDAILLSENLVKEDVYTSVHIEEYEAEARDTKLGPEEITRDVPGVGEDALKDLDERGIIRIGAEVRANDILVGKVTPKGETELTAEERLLRAIFGEKAREVRDTSLRVPHGETGIIVDVKVFTRENGDELPPGVNQSVRAYIAQKRKISVGDKMAGRHGNKGVISRILPVEDMPFLPNGRPLDIVLNPLGVPSRMNIGQVLEVHLGLAAKALGFKIATPVFDGANEDDIMDTLELANDYVNEEFDTFASKYGELLRPDVLKYLDENKAHREEWSGVPISRDGKIYLKDGRTGEYFDNPVTVGYMHYLKLHHLVDDKIHARSTGPYSLVTQQPLGGKAQFGGQRFGEMEVWALEAYGAAYTLQEILTVKSDDVVGRVKTYEAIIKGENIPEPGIPESFKVLLKELQSLALDVKILRSDATEVEIKENMDDVDDLSINLEGKEDEYVASDVVSGGASKKETSETDELFDDIEDESYDEFDEDNFIISDEKTLFDDEK from the coding sequence ATGGAAAAAAACAGAATTCGACCTATGAAGATCGGGAGAGGCCTTAGAATGAGTTACTCCCGAAAAAAAGAAGTCCTAGACATGCCAAATTTAATAGAAGTACAAAAAAACTCTTATCAATGGTTTTTAAAAGAAGGACTTAAGGAAGTATTTCGTGATATATCCCCTATTACTGATTATAGTGGGAACTTGGTACTAGAACTTATAGACTTCTCACTTAATAAAGAATTAAAGTACACAATTGAAGAATGCAAAGAAAGAGATGCCACTTACGCAGCTCCGTTAAAAGTAAAAGTCAGATTGATTAATAAGGAAAAAGATGAAATTAATGAACATGAAATTTTCATGGGTGACTTACCTGTAATGACAGAAACAGGTACATTTATAATTAATGGTGCTGAGAGAGTTATTGTAAGTCAATTAGTTCGTTCGCCTGGAATATACTATGGAATTAATTTTGATAAGATTGGTAAAAGATTATTCTCATCAACAGTAATTCCTAATAGAGGTGCATGGTTAGAATACGAAACTGATTCTAACGATATTTTTTACGTGCGCGTTGACAGAACAAGAAAAGTACCAATAACAGTATTAATAAGAACATTAGGTATCGGAACAGATGCAGCTATTGTGGATTTATTCGGGGAAGAGCCTAAAATATTAGCAAGTATTGAAAAAGATGGAACAACGTCTTACGAAGAAGGATTAATTGAGATTTATAAGCGTATAAGACCGGGAGAACCACCAACAGTAGAAAGCGCTGAGTCATTAATTAATACAATGTTTTTTGATCCTAGAAGATATGATTTGGCTAAAGTAGGACGATATAAATTTAATAAGAAATTAGCACTAAAAAATAGAGTTAAAGGTTTCCCTTTATCAGAATCAGTTGTTGATGGATCAACTGGTGAAGTTATTGCAGAGGCTGGAACTGTAATTACTGAAGAAATAGCAGATAACATTCAAGATGCTGCTATACCATATATTTGGGTTACTGTTGAAGACAGAAAAGTAAAAGTACTCTCTAACCTAGCGGTAGACATAACTAAATTTGTAGATATAGACCCAAAAGAATTTGATATATATGAAAGAGTATATTACAAAGCATTGCAAGAAATATTAGAAGAATACGATGACATAGAAGAAATAAAAGAAGCTATTAAGAGAAACATACACAAATTAATACCTAAGCATATAACTAAAGAAGATATATTAGCTTCAATTAACTATAACATTGCTTTAGAATATGGTATAGGAAATAAAGACGACATTGACCATTTAGGAAATAGAAGAATTCGTGCCGTAGGTGAATTATTACAAAACCAATTTAGAATAGGTTTATCTAGACTAGAACGTGTTGTTAGAGAAAGAATGACAATACAAGATAGCGATGGAATATCACCACAGACATTAATAAATATAAGACCTGTTACAGCAGCTATTAAAGAATTCTTTGGTAGTTCACAGTTGTCACAGTTTATGGACCAGAATAATCCTCTAGCTGAGTTGACTCATAAAAGACGTTTATCAGCTCTTGGACCAGGTGGTCTTTCAAGAGAGCGTGCAGGTTTTGAGGTTCGTGACGTCCATCACTCCCACTATGGTAGAATGTGTCCTATAGAAACACCAGAGGGACCTAACATTGGACTAATCAACTCCTTAGCTTGTTATGCAAGGATTAATGAATATGGATTTATTGAAGCACCTTATAGAAAAATAGACAAATCTTCTGGAGTTCCAGTAGTTACAGATGAAGTAATCTATGTAACAGCTGACGAAGAAGAAAACTATAGAGTAGCACAGGCGAATGAAATACTTGATGAAGAAGGACACTTCTTACACAAATACGTTACAGGTAGACATAAAGAAGATATATTGGAGATGGATGCGAACACTATTGATTTAATGGACGTATCACCAAAACAGTTATTCTCAGTTGCAACATCAATGATTCCATTCTTGGAAAATGATGATGCCAACCGTGCGCTAATGGGATCAAACATGCAACGACAAGCTGTACCATTGCTAATGACTGACTCTTCAATTGTAGGTACAGGTATGGAGCATAAAGCAGCAATTGACTCTGGTGTAGTAATTATTGCTAAACGACCAGGTGTTGTAGAAAGAGTTGCTTCCAAAAAAGTAGTCATCAAAACAGATGACGGACAACGAGATATATACAAATTACAAAAATTTTCACGTAGTAACCAAGGAACATGTATTAACCAAAGACCAATAGTGAATAAAGGTCAAAGAGTAGAAATGGGGGAAGTCATTGCTGATGGACCATCAACTGATCATGGTGAAATAGCATTAGGTAAAAACCCTCTAATCGGTTTTATGACTTGGGAAGGTTATAACTTTGAGGATGCTATCCTATTAAGTGAAAATCTAGTAAAAGAAGATGTTTATACATCTGTTCATATAGAAGAATACGAAGCAGAAGCAAGAGACACTAAGCTTGGACCAGAAGAAATTACTAGAGATGTACCAGGTGTTGGTGAAGATGCTCTGAAAGACCTTGATGAAAGAGGTATCATAAGAATTGGAGCAGAAGTACGTGCTAATGATATATTAGTAGGTAAAGTAACACCAAAAGGTGAAACAGAATTAACAGCAGAAGAAAGACTTCTAAGAGCAATATTTGGTGAAAAAGCCAGAGAAGTTAGAGACACATCCCTAAGAGTACCACACGGAGAAACTGGTATTATAGTTGATGTAAAAGTATTTACTAGAGAAAACGGAGATGAATTACCACCAGGAGTAAATCAATCCGTTAGAGCATATATAGCACAAAAAAGAAAAATCTCAGTTGGAGATAAGATGGCTGGACGTCATGGTAACAAAGGTGTAATCTCCAGAATCTTACCAGTTGAAGATATGCCATTTTTACCAAATGGTAGACCACTTGATATCGTGCTTAACCCACTAGGGGTACCATCCCGTATGAACATAGGACAGGTACTTGAAGTCCATTTAGGATTAGCTGCAAAAGCACTTGGATTCAAGATTGCTACACCTGTATTTGATGGCGCGAACGAAGATGATATCATGGATACATTAGAGCTTGCTAATGATTACGTTAATGAAGAATTTGATACATTTGCTTCTAAATACGGAGAATTATTACGACCTGATGTTCTAAAATATTTAGATGAAAACAAAGCTCACCGTGAAGAGTGGTCAGGTGTTCCAATTTCAAGAGACGGTAAGATTTACTTGAAAGATGGTAGAACAGGAGAATATTTTGATAATCCTGTTACTGTAGGATATATGCATTACCTAAAACTTCACCATTTAGTTGACGATAAGATTCATGCTAGATCAACTGGACCTTATTCACTAGTAACTCAACAGCCTTTAGGTGGTAAAGCACAATTCGGTGGACAGAGATTTGGTGAGATGGAGGTATGGGCACTAGAAGCATATGGTGCTGCTTATACACTTCAAGAGATATTGACAGTAAAATCTGATGATGTTGTAGGACGTGTAAAAACTTACGAAGCTATTATAAAAGGTGAAAATATACCAGAACCAGGAATACCAGAATCATTCAAGGTATTATTAAAAGAATTACAATCCTTAGCCCTTGATGTTAAAATTCTTAGAAGTGATGCTACAGAAGTAGAAATCAAGGAAAATATGGATGATGTAGATGACTTATCTATTAACCTAGAAGGAAAAGAAGACGAATATGTGGCTTCAGACGTAGTAAGTGGTGGAGCTAGTAAAAAAGAGACTTCAGAAACGGATGAACTGTTTGATGATATAGAAGATGAGAGTTATGATGAATTTGATGAAGATAATTTTATAATATCAGATGAAAAAACATTATTTGACGATGAGAAGTAA
- the rplL gene encoding 50S ribosomal protein L7/L12 — protein sequence MAKLTTAEIIDAIKELSVLELNELVTACEEEFGVSAAAGVVMAAPGAAGGAAAEEKTDFDVELTAAGSQKIKVIKAVREITGLGLKEAKALVEGAPTNVKEGVAKDQAEEMKTKLEEVGASVTLK from the coding sequence ATGGCAAAATTAACTACAGCAGAAATAATTGATGCTATTAAAGAATTATCAGTATTAGAATTAAACGAATTAGTAACAGCGTGTGAAGAAGAATTTGGTGTATCAGCAGCAGCAGGTGTTGTAATGGCAGCTCCTGGAGCAGCAGGTGGAGCAGCAGCTGAAGAGAAAACTGATTTTGATGTTGAATTAACAGCAGCAGGTTCACAAAAAATCAAAGTAATCAAAGCAGTAAGAGAGATTACTGGTTTAGGATTAAAAGAAGCAAAAGCATTAGTTGAAGGTGCTCCAACAAATGTTAAAGAAGGCGTAGCTAAAGATCAAGCTGAAGAAATGAAAACTAAGTTAGAAGAAGTAGGCGCATCTGTAACATTAAAATAA
- the rplJ gene encoding 50S ribosomal protein L10, which produces MPNVELKQTVVDEIKSKLDGASSIVLVDYRGLTVEEDTKLRKDLREGNVLYKVYKNTMMNFAFKGTDFEELKDHLEGPSAIAISYEDPTAGPRILKNAAKDFKNLDFKAGVVEGTYYDVEGIKKIASIPARDELLAKLLGSFQSPISTFARTVKAIADKAEETGAETAAVLAANKAEEKVEEAQEQTEE; this is translated from the coding sequence ATGCCAAATGTAGAATTAAAGCAAACAGTAGTAGATGAAATTAAATCAAAACTTGATGGAGCATCATCTATAGTGCTTGTTGATTATCGTGGTTTAACAGTTGAAGAGGATACAAAACTACGTAAAGACCTTAGAGAAGGAAATGTTCTTTATAAAGTTTACAAAAACACTATGATGAATTTTGCCTTCAAAGGTACAGATTTTGAAGAGTTAAAAGATCATTTAGAAGGTCCTAGTGCTATTGCAATAAGTTATGAAGATCCTACAGCTGGACCTAGAATACTTAAAAATGCAGCAAAAGACTTTAAGAATCTTGATTTTAAAGCTGGTGTTGTAGAAGGAACTTATTATGATGTTGAAGGTATTAAGAAAATAGCTTCAATACCTGCAAGAGATGAATTACTTGCTAAATTACTTGGTAGCTTCCAATCACCTATTTCAACATTTGCTCGTACAGTTAAAGCTATCGCTGACAAGGCAGAAGAAACAGGAGCTGAAACAGCTGCAGTATTAGCAGCTAATAAAGCAGAAGAAAAAGTTGAAGAAGCACAAGAACAAACAGAAGAATAA
- the rplA gene encoding 50S ribosomal protein L1: MKRGKRYKEAAKLVDRTTLYDPKEAADIVVKTASAKFDETIECHIKLGVDSRHADQQVRGAVVLPHGTGKSVRVLVFAKGDKITEAEEAGADFVGGNELIPKIQNEGWLDFDVVVATPDMMAVVGRLGRILGPKGLMPNPKAGTVTMDVAKAIKDIKAGKIEYRLDKTNIIHVPIGKVSFGTEKIMDNFHTLMSAIIKAKPSAAKGQYLRSVAITSTMGPGVKINGDKISAEK, translated from the coding sequence ATGAAAAGAGGAAAAAGATATAAAGAGGCTGCTAAATTAGTCGATAGAACAACACTATACGATCCAAAAGAAGCAGCTGACATTGTTGTAAAAACAGCTAGTGCTAAATTTGACGAAACTATCGAGTGTCATATTAAATTAGGTGTAGACAGCCGTCATGCTGATCAACAAGTACGTGGAGCTGTTGTACTTCCACATGGAACAGGTAAATCAGTTAGAGTATTAGTATTTGCTAAAGGTGATAAAATTACAGAAGCAGAAGAAGCAGGAGCAGATTTTGTTGGAGGGAATGAATTAATTCCTAAGATTCAAAATGAAGGTTGGTTAGACTTTGACGTTGTAGTAGCAACACCTGATATGATGGCAGTTGTAGGTAGACTTGGACGTATACTTGGTCCAAAAGGATTAATGCCAAATCCAAAAGCTGGAACAGTAACAATGGACGTTGCAAAAGCTATTAAGGATATAAAAGCAGGTAAAATTGAGTATAGATTAGACAAAACAAATATTATTCACGTTCCAATCGGAAAAGTATCATTTGGAACAGAAAAGATTATGGACAACTTCCACACTTTAATGAGCGCAATTATAAAGGCTAAGCCATCGGCTGCCAAAGGTCAATATTTGAGAAGTGTTGCCATAACTTCTACAATGGGACCTGGAGTTAAAATCAACGGAGATAAAATATCTGCAGAAAAATAG
- the rplK gene encoding 50S ribosomal protein L11, giving the protein MAKKVTGMIKLQIPAGKATPAPPVGPALGQHGVNIMQFTKEFNAKTADQAGMIIPVVITVYQDRSFSFITKTPPAAVLLKKACKIDSGSGVPNKTKVATISKEEVQKIAELKMKDLNASSIESAMSMIAGTARSMGIVVE; this is encoded by the coding sequence ATGGCTAAGAAAGTTACAGGAATGATAAAATTACAAATTCCAGCTGGTAAAGCTACACCAGCACCACCAGTAGGTCCAGCACTAGGACAACATGGTGTAAACATAATGCAATTTACAAAAGAATTCAACGCTAAAACAGCTGATCAAGCAGGAATGATTATTCCAGTAGTAATTACTGTATATCAAGATAGAAGTTTTAGTTTTATCACTAAGACTCCACCAGCAGCTGTATTACTTAAAAAAGCTTGTAAAATAGACTCTGGTTCAGGAGTTCCTAACAAAACAAAAGTAGCTACAATTTCTAAAGAAGAAGTTCAAAAAATTGCAGAATTAAAAATGAAAGATTTAAATGCTAGTTCTATTGAATCAGCTATGAGTATGATTGCTGGAACTGCAAGAAGCATGGGAATTGTTGTAGAATAG
- the nusG gene encoding transcription termination/antitermination protein NusG, which yields MAEEAKWFVVHTYSGYENKVKANIEKLVDNRKLHDQILEVIVPLYKVVEEKNGNKKEVEKKTFPGYVIIKMVMNDDTWYVVRNTRGVTGFVGPGSKPVPLSEEEIKNMGIDIEVVNIEVETGDSVKVTEGPFEGSVGIVKEIHEHKRTVIVNLSIFGRETPVELDFTKMEKI from the coding sequence ATGGCAGAAGAAGCTAAATGGTTTGTTGTGCATACTTATTCAGGGTATGAGAACAAAGTTAAAGCTAATATTGAAAAATTAGTTGATAACAGAAAATTACATGACCAAATATTAGAGGTAATTGTACCACTATACAAAGTTGTAGAAGAAAAGAATGGAAATAAAAAAGAAGTTGAGAAAAAAACATTTCCAGGATACGTTATCATTAAGATGGTCATGAACGACGATACTTGGTACGTTGTAAGAAACACTAGAGGTGTTACTGGATTTGTTGGACCTGGATCAAAACCTGTACCATTATCTGAAGAAGAGATAAAAAATATGGGTATTGATATCGAGGTTGTTAACATTGAGGTAGAGACTGGTGATTCCGTTAAAGTTACTGAAGGACCTTTTGAAGGATCTGTAGGTATTGTTAAGGAAATTCATGAGCATAAACGTACCGTAATAGTTAATCTTTCAATATTTGGTAGAGAAACACCAGTAGAATTAGACTTTACGAAAATGGAAAAAATTTAA
- the secE gene encoding preprotein translocase subunit SecE, translated as MGEAKVVKKKSFFKGLKGEFKKIIWPDRTTLAKQTVTVLFVSLVVGAIITVIDLLFQAGVGYIY; from the coding sequence ATGGGTGAAGCCAAAGTTGTTAAAAAGAAAAGCTTTTTTAAAGGTTTAAAAGGCGAATTTAAAAAAATCATATGGCCTGATAGAACAACATTAGCAAAACAAACAGTTACCGTATTATTTGTTTCATTAGTGGTTGGAGCTATAATTACTGTAATAGACCTATTGTTTCAAGCAGGAGTAGGGTATATTTATTAG
- the rpmG gene encoding 50S ribosomal protein L33, translating into MRVKITLECTECKQRNYNTTKEKRLHPERQETKKYCRFCRKHTLHKETK; encoded by the coding sequence GTGCGTGTCAAAATAACTTTAGAATGTACTGAATGCAAGCAAAGAAATTACAACACAACAAAAGAGAAAAGATTACATCCAGAAAGACAAGAAACAAAAAAATACTGCAGATTCTGTAGAAAACATACTCTTCATAAAGAAACTAAGTAA